Within Quercus lobata isolate SW786 chromosome 5, ValleyOak3.0 Primary Assembly, whole genome shotgun sequence, the genomic segment gccgcgagacacctctgttttgtaaaacctgacgtttcacattcctcttccactctagtataaatatcccttttacccacgattgtgagagagcttccagagagaattttgagagagaaaccctaaagaaaaacaagattgattcacccataatctataccttagagtctcttcaaattcctcaactctcttcctctttattgtcaaatccttgagaggcattataccaaacttggttctcaccatcatcatttctgtgagacagctgtttggatttctgggaagcagttaggaaggaaccaatcttcattggttgatgctacgatctagtagcgaaatccgggaagctagaaaagaaaaaggttcgtcgcaacctcgttggagcaagaagcttggagggcataggtgcactgggtagattaggcttggagggtctattgctgtccatgtatccaaactgtattttctagtagattgtttaccacttggagggcggcggagaggttttacgccgagggcttcggtttcctcttcgataacacattgcgtgttgtctttgtgtttgcatcttccttcctctctatctttgcctttttattatctgctgcggattatattttgttttggtttagatagtttttaaccaattccatattatagcttatgttaagtttccgcacacttgttgtttgacatattgcttgaattggttaagttgtaatttggggggacaaaatgggcttttacccttttccacaaaactaattagccttttgcccttcttcccaaactaaatagggaaatgcccctcttttgaaactcgactttctcaaaatcgagtttaaaaaaaaaaaaaaaattctaaagccctatagtgacgtttttaaggacctatagtgacgtttgaagaacctatagtgacgttttataacttgatattcacaaaatcgagttataggcaataaaattgcctataactcgattttatggatatcaagttacgaaacgccactataggtccttaaaaatgtcactataaggtttaactcgattttgaaaaaatcgagtttcaaaagaggggcatttctctatttagtttgggaagaagggtaaaaatctaattagttttgtggaaaagggcagaagcccattttgtcctaatttgggggtctaaacattcaagggtgtttatacacgtttttgaactttcacataCCTTTCCCCTTTTCCGTTCTGTGTGGTGATATGCTTACCGTGCTTGTTTATGTGATTTGTTGGCTTTATATGCATCTTTACACACTTGcttatatgtccatgcatgagtcttgcctACTAGTGTGTTGCccatgcttcaacacaatgaagctaTAGGCAttcaatccaaacctacatttgtcccttgCAGACACCACCTTTTATTTGCATTCTTGCGTGTTCGTCTAATTGCCTTCTTGCTTTCTCGTTTGTTTGTGTATCCTGCTTGTCTTATCTTCTGCCACATGCTATGTTTGCTATGTCTATCACGCTTATTTGCTTTATGCCTCCTTCATATGCACTTTGCATCTTTCCCTTCCATTGCTTGTTTGTTGGTTTCTTGTgtttgcctttgcatgtacacacatggagcaGGGACGCTTAGAGCTAGGGCACAGTCTCCTAggcgcaagcaaaaagggcacGGATACAAGCATGTGGTTGAGCACAGTAGCAATGTTCAGTAAATTTAGGAGTTTAGCCTTTCCCTTTGATTATGTACTCTTTTCAACCCCTTCTTTcctcctccctttctctcttagatgggttgtattaggtatatcacaCCAAGTACCATTTGTCCTTATCTCTACAGTACGGtgacctttatttattttcctgcACTTATATTTTGGGCCATACTTTAGGGATGTAGACATTTGCTTTTCTGCTCtatgtgcttgcattgtgcgggatgtatatatatacctgctcgCCCCTTTAGATGTGATCATTATAGTTTGTGTCACCTAAGGTAAGCGATGCCTAATTTCCGCTacgaaagtaaggtgacatgttGCTGGATTTTCACTGTGGAAATCTGGCACTTTGCTTGAATGTCTTAGGAAAGCATAGAGTGGGACCATGCCCCTTCAAATGCCAAACCTCAGAGTCCTCATGCATGCAAAGCCCGAAacccaatgccaaaatcatgtttttactgccaattcccaaaaattaaggtttatcaaagcaaaggaatgtctttgGGCAGACACTGCCGAACACCTTTTTTATACATAACCAAACTTCCGgacctaagaatcaagatttttggccatccacattagattaggaaatatgccctttttcttaacctaggattggtaataaaattaattagaaacAAGTGACCAATCATACCTTAGAAAAACctaatgattggtggcgactccacttacctttggtaaccacctataatttggCCCAGATTCCCGCCATACTGTCGAAGGTAGACCTATCTTCATCCACCGAGGGAGAGAGCACCCGAAGCTCCGCGCGAACAGCACCATCATCAAGAGGGGCCACTAATAGGCCCCACAGGTGCAGGAGCTGTCGCCACGATGGGTGGTCAAACGAAGGACCACAACTACAGCGGCAACAGTTTTTCGACCTCGTATTTTCGAGGCTGGGCATCGACACTTACCTACACTCTTTACACATTTCTCTTGATTTTCATCGTACTCTTCCCTCTCTAATTCCATATCCATTGAGAGGGTCTTAGCCCAAACATATACTGCACCCATTCTAAGTGTTGTGAGTTGTTTTAGAGCTCTTGGGAAGCATTGGGACATGCCATTTTATATGGTTTAAGCAATTGGTGTTAATTACGGGATCTAGAAAGCTAGTGAAAACAAGCCTCGGTGAAGCCCGTTGGTATTTGGGACTTGAAGGGTCTATGTAtagagggtagattaggcttggagagtctattTTTTAATGCTTGTACTCCAACATATTCATTAGTGGATTGATTTGACTTGGACAGTCGCGGAGAGGTTTTTATGTTGAGTATTTTAGTTTTCCTCTTCGATTACACATCATCGTGTTATCCTGTGTTTGCATCATTCTTCCCTTACTCCTTATGCTTTTATGTAATTGCTTATTATGTATGTCCATGCATTAGGAAGTAGTCCGGTTTAATTGTGCATTGATTACTCTAAATCAGCATCTAGTAGAGTAGATTAAAAGCAATTGAGCTGTAATTTAAAAATTGGGGGTCATAATTAGCTCTAGTAGTTTACTATTGAGGGTTTagattcttttcttcttcatttagTAATTAATGATGCTTTCAAACCACTCAATGGccgttttctttttattgaaggcTTGAAGCCAAGTCTGTAAATTGGATAATAGCTTTGTTTTTAGTACTACTTGCTTCACAGATCACTTTTGAACCATGTAGaggtcttttttctttttacattaaACCAACCGTACAACTCCAATGAGTTCCGCATAGCTTTTCTTCACATACCAACAAAAGAGAGCACCCATGGCCTTCTCAATTTCAATTGTAATTTCAATGCGTTTTCTTGCTTTTATCCTCATAGTCATTGTGCCCGTGTACCTCATTATCAGATGGCTTGGACAGGTGAAGGACATTTTTGAGCAGGTTCAACGGGATTTCAAGATCTTGGAAGCTATCATGAAAGATATAGAAGAGGTTGCAGAATCAGCGAAAAAAATAGATGAGAAACCCAATCAACTTAGGGATTCTCAACTAAAACCAGGAGCCACTGTACAACTATCTGATGCCGAGAGAGGCTGGTTTGAGGCAACCAAAACCCTGGTTGGCACGGTAAAGGATTGCCGTGAATCCTACAGGAGACTAcatgaaacaaaatattttctggaaTTGTTTTACTCTGGTTTCACtggtttcaaaaaaatttatgacctcAAGGCTGACTTGGGTTCGTGCAATTCTCTGATAAATGAGCAACTTTGGAAGAAGACAAAAATCTGCAAATCAGTAGAGCAGTCAAGGTCAATTGTTAGAAGCCTGAAAGACAGACCAATAGAGGAGGATAAATCTTCCATTTATAAACGAGCAAAAGAAACAGTCTTTAttgaaaagaaattcaaaagcCTAATGGATAAAATGAATCCAAATTTAGTGCCGGAAACACAAAAGGAAATAAAGTACTCAATCCAGTTACCACTGCATCTACTGAGTGCTTTCCTGCGAGATTTGGAAGGGCATACATTGGAAAGCGAAACAGAAAAGGCCTGGGTGAAAGAAGCAGAGGAGGTCATCTGCAAACTACAACATCAGATTGACCGCAAAACCACAGATCTATTGAAATGGCTTCCGTTTTTAGGTAATTGGATGATGGCAAAGGATCTCCCGAAAAGCTTTGAGAAGATCGAAAGACTGCTCTGGCTCCTCTTTTCAAAGAAGTATGAGCTTGATTTCACCTTTATCCGAAGAGTTCCATCAAAATCTGTTGATCGGACCCAACATCAGAAAACTCAGGCCAAAATCGATGACAAGGAAATTTTAGAAGTTCTAGACAAGTTTCACAAGCAGCTAAGTCAAGAACAACCCAAGGTAGCTTTTCGACTCAACGAGCTACCAGACTATTTCGAAAAAGTGCACGAACTTCTCAAAGATGCAAACCCAGTTGAAGGCATGGACAATTCAAGAATGGCTTGGAAGGGTCAAATGAAAATCATTGTTAAAGATGCAATTTGTTCTTTGTCTTCCTCCCAACCACAAAGCAGCAAAAGCCAAAAGGAGACAGATCCTTGGCTAAAGTTCTCTGCGGAAACTgcaagattgaagaaagctcTCGATTTGCTTGCCATAAGCATAAAGATATTTCACATTGAACTAATGAGGGAGACAAACTGGGTGGTCGGCTTGGAAGAAGACATACATGAAATCGTCTCACAACTAACCACCAACAGTGCTGAGAATTTCTCCACTCTCACCAGTGTGGGGATGGAGGGCATCACCAACAGTTTTGAGAATTTCTCCACTCTTTCCATTGTGGGGATGGAGGGCATCGGTAAGACAACTCTTGCCAAGATGGTGTTTAATAATAGAGCTATTCAGAAGCATTTCGTTTACAGATACTGGGTATCTCTACCAGATATAACAGATGATAAGACTGAACTCTTgaaaaaattaggaaaagaGGTGCTGCCAGCTAATGAGAAAGATTACTCTTACAAGGTGGTGAATGAGTTTTTGAAAACTAGGAAGTACCTTCTAGTTCTGGACAAAATTCCCAACAAGGAAACCTGGGATACTCTAAAAGAAGCATTCCTAGATAACGGAAAAGGGAGCAGAATTTTGCTCACCACACGGGACAAGAGTGTAGCTTCACATGCTGGCCTAAGTTGCAAACCGTACCATCTTAGACTACGAACTAATGATGAGAGCCGGGCTTTGTTTGGGCAGATGGTGCACTGTATGGATGAACCTTCTCATCCTAATCATGAAACCTCTTCAGAATTGAAAAATCTTGGCAAAAAAGTTGTAAGAAGATGTGGAGGCTTGCCACTTTCCATCTTAAATCATGGCTATCTATTGTCCGGGAAAGAAGTGACCACTGATGACTTGTCAAGGGTGCTTGAGCATGTCAATCCTTACCAAAGACCATGGtcagaaaatttggaaaaaaacaaaaaagacttGCATCCGTATCTAAGTCAATGTCTTTCTTACTTTGTGAAATTTCCCAAAGACTCCGAAATTTCTTCAAGAAGATTAGCAGCTTTGTGGGTTGCAGAAGGGCTCGTAGAAGTGAGTGATAATAAGCCTCTTAAATCTGTTGCAGAGAATTATTTGTTAGAGTTGATAAGCCACAACTTGGTACAGATACTGGAGAGAAAGATGAACGGGAATGCTAGGACATGTGTCTTACCTTGTACTCTCAGAGAAATCTGGTTGCGAGAGTATCCAAGTTCTTGCTTAAATGAGcaagtaatttattatttttatgaaaatgatGTCAGATCTTGTCAAGGCTTTGGTGGTAGCAATTATTCACCGAATATATCACAAAGCTACAAAAATCCCCAGTCCATGGTCTGTTTTGATACTAGAGAAGGAGATAAACCTGGAGAAGAAATTGGTAACTACCTTAAGAAAGGCATTTCAAGAGGGCACCTCTTACAGTTGAAGGTGCTTGATCTAGAACAAGCGTTCAAACCTCAGTTGCCAAAGAATATaggaaaattaaaacaattaacGTATCTGGGGTTAAGGTGGACTTACCTTGAGAGTCTCCCGGAATCAATTGGCAACTTAGTGAACCTTGAAATATTGGATGTGAAGCATACTTATATTCGCATACTCCCTAGTTCAATATGGAAACTGCAGAAACTTCAAAACCTGTATTTGAGCGATTTTTGTCGGAGCAAAATTGATCATCAACCTGAAAAGAAATGTCATCAACC encodes:
- the LOC115989548 gene encoding probable disease resistance protein At1g59620; protein product: MAFSISIVISMRFLAFILIVIVPVYLIIRWLGQVKDIFEQVQRDFKILEAIMKDIEEVAESAKKIDEKPNQLRDSQLKPGATVQLSDAERGWFEATKTLVGTVKDCRESYRRLHETKYFLELFYSGFTGFKKIYDLKADLGSCNSLINEQLWKKTKICKSVEQSRSIVRSLKDRPIEEDKSSIYKRAKETVFIEKKFKSLMDKMNPNLVPETQKEIKYSIQLPLHLLSAFLRDLEGHTLESETEKAWVKEAEEVICKLQHQIDRKTTDLLKWLPFLGNWMMAKDLPKSFEKIERLLWLLFSKKYELDFTFIRRVPSKSVDRTQHQKTQAKIDDKEILEVLDKFHKQLSQEQPKVAFRLNELPDYFEKVHELLKDANPVEGMDNSRMAWKGQMKIIVKDAICSLSSSQPQSSKSQKETDPWLKFSAETARLKKALDLLAISIKIFHIELMRETNWVVGLEEDIHEIVSQLTTNSAENFSTLTSVGMEGITNSFENFSTLSIVGMEGIGKTTLAKMVFNNRAIQKHFVYRYWVSLPDITDDKTELLKKLGKEVLPANEKDYSYKVVNEFLKTRKYLLVLDKIPNKETWDTLKEAFLDNGKGSRILLTTRDKSVASHAGLSCKPYHLRLRTNDESRALFGQMVHCMDEPSHPNHETSSELKNLGKKVVRRCGGLPLSILNHGYLLSGKEVTTDDLSRVLEHVNPYQRPWSENLEKNKKDLHPYLSQCLSYFVKFPKDSEISSRRLAALWVAEGLVEVSDNKPLKSVAENYLLELISHNLVQILERKMNGNARTCVLPCTLREIWLREYPSSCLNEQVIYYFYENDVRSCQGFGGSNYSPNISQSYKNPQSMVCFDTREGDKPGEEIGNYLKKGISRGHLLQLKVLDLEQAFKPQLPKNIGKLKQLTYLGLRWTYLESLPESIGNLVNLEILDVKHTYIRILPSSIWKLQKLQNLYLSDFCRSKIDHQPEKKCHQPNRKFLQNLQILRSGFVDEDNPLKDAFNMMTNLQILDLAFQLELSQQKALADSLVELKKLQELTLKSIDEISQPQDLYVDHLSGLKYLSSLSLFGKLNHPSTIINTTALPQSLTDLTLSASGLSDDPMPQLEKLHKLECLTFYSASYTGKSMFCSKGGFPKLQVLKFIMLQELEEWHVEEQAMPTVKKLEFRSCKKLKVPSGLIHLKTLRELKLKMMPLNFTRQVEKRKEQTWEHISVFPVLIIDLQ